The following coding sequences are from one Plasmodium knowlesi strain H genome assembly, chromosome: 9 window:
- a CDS encoding glycine cleavage system H protein, putative yields the protein MLLLKRPFLPARVAPLCAQRKVSRLITYYTKSHEYIKINDEDLTELKKKNNVKCKIGISNYGTEKLGEIVYIDISQNINEYVKKGECIATVESVKSVGDVYTPISGQIVDINNEIVDNVNLMNGNSESDGWILELLTNDVNEKEIMSFSEYKKMCEEEEQREATKIQQSERDCLEEKNKNKIFDLNDIKNIEEKTKK from the coding sequence ATGTTGCTGCTTAAAAGACCTTTCCTCCCTGCGCGAGTTGCCCCCCTCTGCGCGCAACGGAAGGTGAGCAGACTCATTACGTATTATACAAAGTCACATGAATACATCAAAATAAATGATGAAGACTTGACcgaattgaaaaagaaaaataacgtAAAATGCAAAATAGGCATTAGCAATTatggaacagaaaaattgGGGGAAATCGTGTATATTGATATTTCGCAGAACATAAATGAGTACGTAAAGAAGGGGGAGTGTATCGCAACGGTTGAGAGTGTTAAAAGCGTGGGGGATGTGTATACCCCCATCAGTGGCCAAATTGTCGACATCAATAACGAAATAGTCGACAACGTAAATTTAATGAACGGAAATTCGGAAAGCGATGGGTGGATTTTGGAACTGCTGACCAACGATgtgaatgagaaggaaataatgaGCTTCTCCGAATATAAGAAAATgtgcgaagaagaagagcaaAGGGAAGCAACGAAAATACAACAGAGTGAACGGGATTGtctagaggaaaaaaacaaaaataaaattttcgatTTGAACGACATTAAGAACATTGAAgagaagacgaaaaaataa